A stretch of Prunus dulcis chromosome 6, ALMONDv2, whole genome shotgun sequence DNA encodes these proteins:
- the LOC117629575 gene encoding uncharacterized protein LOC117629575: MFEQSCFGHLLGIQDLKWTSPIVHGLLLRKADPKTVSQLNGIKFIVGNKVIQFTAQQFCIVTGLRFGNLPFIPIPTNENCSLKRKYFANDKTVNLLELEKAFLECDDVDDVFKLGFVYFAVFVLLGSKKHVHIDMRYLKLAEDLEDFGKYPWGAVSYAKTNASLLRALCADSQRVKVPTKTAKTKKSEKKPTTTATGRPREYHLKGFPYALHVSKCPLMLKLNCICLQ; the protein is encoded by the coding sequence ATGTTTGAACagagttgttttggtcatctcCTAGGGATTCAGGACCTCAAGTGGACTTCTCCAATTGTCCACGGCTTGCTGCTCAGGAAAGCTGATCCCAAGACAGTTTCCCAACTGAACGGGATCAAATTCATTGTTGGCAATAAGGTCATCCAATTCACGGCGCAACAATTTTGCATCGTGACAGGGCTAAGGTTTGGAAACCTTCCCTTTATTCCGATTCCCACGAATGAGAACTGCTCATTGAAACGGAAGTACTTTGCCAACGATAAAACTGTGAACTTGTTGGAATTAGAAAAGGCCTTCCTCGAATGCGATGATGTGGACGATGTATTCAAGCTTGGATTCGTATACTTTGCTGTGTTTGTGCTGTTGGGCAGCAAAAAACATGTCCACATTGACATGCGATATTTGAAGTTGGCGGAAGACCTTGAAGACTTTGGGAAGTATCCATGGGGTGCTGTGTCTTATGCGAAGACAAATGCGTCACTGCTGAGGGCACTTTGTGCAGATTCCCAGCGAGTGAAAGTGCCCACAAAaactgccaaaacaaaaaaatctgaaaagaaaccaacaacAACGGCAACCGGTAGACCAAGAGAGTACCACCTCAAAGGTTTTCCGTATGCACTTCATGTGAGCAAATGTCCATtgatgttgaagttaaattgcATTTGTTTACAATGA
- the LOC117629567 gene encoding T-complex protein 1 subunit gamma-like, which translates to MSVARNILNNPKLVPGGGATELTVSATLKQKSSSVEGIEKWPYEAAAIAFEAIPRTLAQNCGVNVIRTMTALQGKHANGENAWIGIDGNTGVITDVKEKKIWDAYNVKGQSFKTAIEAACLLLRIDDIVCGMKKKQPPGAKPPSKPQVETEGDADNEQIIPECLWRARGYLSLNEVLL; encoded by the exons ATGTCTGTAGCAAGAAACATCCTCAACAATCCGAAACTTGTTCCTGGTGGTGGTGCTACAGAGTTAACTGTATCTGCTACATTGAAGCAAAAGAGTTCATCTGTAGAAGGTATAGAAAAG TGGCCGTATGAAGCTGCTGCTATAGCTTTTGAGGCTATACCACGTACTTTGGCTCAGAATTGCGGGGTGAATGTGATTAGAACAATGACGGCGCTGCAGGGAAAG cATGCAAATGGTGAAAATGCATGGATTGGCATTGATGGTAACACTGGTGTGATAACTGatgtgaaagagaaaaag ATATGGGATGCCTACAACGTGAAGGGCCAGAGTTTTAAAACGGCCATAGAAGCTGCTTGCCTACTTCTCAGAATCGATGACATTGTGTGtgggatgaagaagaagcagcctcCTGGTGCCAAACCTCCTTCCAAGCCTCAAGTTGAGACAGAAGGCGATGCAGATAATGAGCAAATAATTCCGGAGTGCTTATGGAGAGCACGTGGTTATCTCAGTTTGAATGAAGTTTTgctttaa